From a single Cupriavidus taiwanensis LMG 19424 genomic region:
- a CDS encoding CysB family HTH-type transcriptional regulator, with protein MNLHQFRFVREAVRQNYNLTEAAKALYTSQPGVSKAIIELEEELGVDIFTRHGKRIRSLTEPGRRILSSVEKILQEVESLKRVGMDYAAQDQGNFTIATTHTQARYALPRVISEFTKRYPKVRLSIQQGNPAQIADMLLHDQADIGIATEGISSDKNLVSLPGYQWTHMVITPPEHPLLDKKHLALEDLMGYPLITYDANFAGRTKIDKAFALRHLAPDIVLEAIDADVIKTYVEIGLGVGIVAGVAYDAERDRNLRGIAAGHLFGSNVTHLAVKQGAYLRSFVYTFIELFSPTLNRKLVEQAMSGEHEAYEL; from the coding sequence TCGCTTCGTGCGGGAGGCCGTCCGGCAGAACTACAACCTGACCGAGGCCGCTAAAGCGCTCTACACATCACAACCCGGCGTATCCAAGGCCATCATCGAGCTGGAAGAAGAACTGGGCGTCGACATCTTCACGCGCCACGGCAAGCGCATCCGCAGCCTGACGGAGCCGGGCCGCCGCATCCTCAGCTCGGTCGAGAAAATCCTGCAGGAGGTGGAAAGCCTGAAGCGGGTCGGCATGGACTATGCGGCACAGGACCAGGGCAACTTCACCATCGCCACCACGCACACCCAGGCGCGCTATGCGCTGCCGCGCGTGATCAGCGAGTTCACCAAGCGCTACCCCAAGGTGCGGCTGTCGATCCAGCAGGGCAACCCGGCCCAGATCGCCGATATGCTGCTGCACGACCAGGCCGACATCGGCATCGCCACCGAAGGCATCTCCAGCGACAAGAACCTGGTGTCGCTGCCGGGCTACCAGTGGACCCATATGGTGATTACGCCGCCCGAGCACCCGCTGCTGGACAAGAAGCACCTGGCGCTGGAAGACCTGATGGGCTACCCGCTGATCACCTATGACGCCAACTTCGCCGGGCGCACCAAGATCGACAAGGCCTTCGCGCTGCGCCACCTGGCGCCGGACATCGTGCTCGAGGCCATCGACGCGGACGTGATCAAGACGTATGTGGAAATCGGGCTGGGCGTGGGCATCGTCGCCGGCGTCGCCTATGATGCCGAGCGCGACCGCAACTTGCGCGGCATTGCCGCCGGGCACCTGTTCGGCAGCAACGTGACCCACCTGGCCGTCAAGCAGGGGGCCTACCTGCGCAGCTTTGTCTATACCTTCATCGAGCTGTTCTCGCCGACGCTCAACCGCAAGCTGGTCGAGCAGGCCATGTCCGGCGAACACGAAGCCTACGAACTCTGA
- a CDS encoding methyltransferase — MSDLPRIHWTENGVEHSAAWRSEAGLPPPRRVVVADDTTSADTAYRLACEGTALLWRGDFQNARQLLNALARRTERKPKKASRPGHKARDKSQAASPTEAFHLHRLAQSQRARTLGMLLLPFEAGHQIPLRRAPDVGDACAQVYGPAGEPYVASLRELLGMIGAFEWRRKGVEIPALEDRIHPWYGVFSPVRGEYIDLVAAEPLPATTLAFDIGTGTGVLAAVLARRGVHRVVATDQDARALACARENIARLGYAAQVEVIEADLFPAGRAPLVVCNPPWVPARPSSPVERAVYDPDSTMLRGFLQGLAEHLEPGGEGWLLLSDLAEHLGLRQRDELMGWIEAAGLRVLGRSDIRPRHPRAADAADPLHAARSAEVTSLWRLGVR; from the coding sequence GTGAGCGACCTGCCCCGCATCCACTGGACGGAAAACGGCGTCGAGCACAGCGCCGCCTGGCGCTCCGAGGCCGGCCTGCCGCCGCCGCGGCGCGTGGTCGTCGCCGACGACACCACCAGCGCCGATACCGCCTATCGCCTGGCCTGCGAAGGCACCGCGCTGCTGTGGCGGGGCGATTTCCAGAACGCGCGCCAGCTGCTGAACGCGCTGGCGCGCCGCACCGAGCGCAAGCCCAAAAAGGCCAGCCGCCCCGGCCACAAGGCCCGGGACAAGAGCCAGGCCGCGTCGCCCACCGAGGCCTTCCACCTGCACCGGCTGGCGCAATCGCAGCGCGCCCGCACGCTGGGCATGCTGCTGCTGCCATTCGAGGCCGGCCACCAGATTCCGCTGCGCCGCGCGCCGGATGTGGGCGACGCCTGCGCGCAGGTCTACGGCCCGGCCGGCGAGCCGTACGTGGCCTCGCTGCGCGAGTTGCTGGGCATGATCGGCGCCTTCGAATGGCGCAGGAAGGGCGTCGAGATCCCGGCGCTGGAAGACCGCATCCACCCGTGGTACGGCGTGTTCTCGCCGGTGCGCGGCGAGTACATCGACCTGGTCGCTGCCGAGCCGCTGCCGGCCACCACGCTGGCCTTCGATATCGGCACCGGCACCGGCGTGCTGGCCGCGGTGCTGGCCCGCCGCGGCGTGCATCGCGTGGTGGCGACCGACCAGGATGCGCGCGCGCTGGCCTGCGCGCGCGAGAACATCGCCCGGCTCGGCTACGCCGCGCAGGTCGAGGTGATCGAGGCCGACCTGTTCCCCGCCGGCCGTGCGCCGCTGGTGGTATGCAATCCGCCGTGGGTGCCGGCACGGCCCAGCTCGCCGGTCGAGCGCGCCGTCTATGACCCCGACAGCACCATGCTGCGCGGCTTCCTGCAAGGGCTGGCCGAGCACCTGGAACCGGGCGGCGAGGGCTGGCTGCTGCTGTCCGACCTCGCCGAGCACCTGGGCCTGCGCCAGCGCGACGAGCTGATGGGCTGGATCGAGGCAGCCGGGCTGAGGGTGCTGGGCCGCTCCGACATCCGCCCGCGCCACCCGCGCGCAGCCGATGCGGCCGACCCGCTGCATGCGGCGCGCTCGGCGGAAGTGACCTCGCTCTGGCGCCTGGGCGTACGCTGA
- a CDS encoding ABC transporter substrate-binding protein: MLKLPLRPLLLAGALFVAGAAHADIRVGIDVSTTGPAASIGIPSKNTVLMWPQTLGGQKAHYIILDDGTDPAAAVRNVRKLISEEKVDVIVGPNITPTAIAALDAVAEGETPMVALAASAAIVEPQTDAKRRWAFKMPQNDSHMATVLTEYMSNHGVRTVGFIGFADAYGESWWREFSRLAELRKIRVVANERFSRNDTSVTGQVLKLMAANPDAILIAGAGTPSVLPQKTLGERGYKGKVYQTHGIATWDFLRMGGKDVEGTLFPTGPVVVARQLPDSHPVRKVALDFVNRYEARYGADSVTQFAGDAWGAWMLLDDAARRALKTGAQPGTREFRAAMRDALETTTNLTIPNGVMNLNPKDHQGFDQRSRVMGVIRNGKFAYAGDK, translated from the coding sequence ATGCTGAAGCTGCCCCTGCGCCCCTTGCTGCTTGCCGGCGCGCTGTTCGTCGCCGGCGCGGCGCATGCCGACATCCGCGTCGGCATCGATGTGTCCACCACCGGGCCCGCCGCCTCCATCGGCATCCCGTCCAAGAACACCGTGCTGATGTGGCCGCAGACGCTGGGCGGGCAGAAGGCGCACTACATCATCCTGGACGACGGCACCGATCCCGCCGCCGCGGTGCGCAACGTGCGCAAGCTGATCTCCGAGGAAAAGGTCGACGTGATCGTCGGCCCCAACATCACGCCCACCGCCATCGCCGCGCTCGACGCCGTGGCCGAGGGCGAGACCCCGATGGTGGCGCTGGCCGCGTCGGCCGCCATCGTCGAGCCGCAGACCGACGCCAAGCGCCGCTGGGCCTTCAAGATGCCGCAGAACGACTCGCACATGGCCACCGTGCTGACCGAGTACATGAGCAACCATGGCGTGCGGACCGTTGGCTTCATCGGCTTTGCCGACGCCTACGGCGAAAGCTGGTGGCGCGAGTTCTCCAGGCTGGCCGAGCTGCGCAAGATCCGGGTGGTCGCGAACGAGCGTTTCTCGCGCAACGACACCTCGGTCACCGGACAGGTGCTCAAGCTGATGGCGGCGAACCCGGATGCGATCCTGATCGCAGGCGCCGGCACGCCGTCGGTGCTGCCGCAGAAGACGCTGGGCGAGCGAGGCTACAAGGGCAAGGTCTACCAGACCCATGGCATCGCCACCTGGGACTTCCTGCGCATGGGCGGCAAGGACGTGGAAGGCACGCTGTTCCCGACCGGGCCGGTGGTGGTCGCGCGCCAGCTGCCTGACAGCCACCCGGTGCGCAAGGTGGCGCTGGACTTCGTCAACCGCTATGAAGCCAGGTACGGCGCCGACAGCGTGACGCAGTTCGCCGGCGATGCCTGGGGCGCATGGATGCTGCTCGACGACGCCGCCCGCCGCGCGCTGAAGACCGGCGCCCAGCCCGGCACGCGCGAGTTCCGCGCGGCCATGCGCGACGCGCTGGAAACCACCACCAACCTCACCATCCCCAACGGCGTGATGAACCTGAACCCGAAGGACCACCAGGGCTTCGACCAGCGTTCGCGCGTGATGGGGGTGATCCGCAACGGCAAGTTTGCCTACGCGGGCGACAAGTAG
- a CDS encoding NAD(P)-dependent oxidoreductase, whose amino-acid sequence MKATTHHERKHGMSTTPTPVTVAFIGLGAMGSHMVRHLLASGHTVRAFVRRPEAAEAARALGAEPFFTPAEAARGASVVFTNVTSSEDVREVLLGAQGVIHGAAPGTICVDHSTISPIVTREIAAALAARGIEALDCPVSGGTMGAEAGTLTIMVGGKAEMLQRVRPLLERLGKTITHIGDHGAGQVAKLCNQIAQVVNIEGIAEAMRFAAAQNVDTGRVFEAMATGMAGSRMLDLMGPKMVARNFAAGIEARLHDKDFGLARDIAEEIGLELPAMQATSAQLRALMAKGWGKDDTSSLLRVLED is encoded by the coding sequence ATCAAGGCAACAACGCATCACGAAAGGAAGCATGGCATGAGCACCACTCCCACCCCCGTTACCGTCGCCTTTATCGGCCTGGGCGCCATGGGCTCGCACATGGTGCGCCACCTGCTGGCCTCCGGCCACACCGTGCGCGCCTTCGTGCGCCGCCCGGAAGCCGCCGAGGCCGCGCGCGCACTGGGGGCCGAGCCCTTCTTCACCCCCGCCGAGGCGGCCCGCGGCGCCAGCGTCGTCTTCACCAACGTGACCTCGTCCGAAGACGTGCGCGAAGTCCTGCTGGGCGCGCAGGGCGTGATCCACGGGGCCGCGCCGGGCACCATCTGCGTGGACCACAGCACCATCTCGCCCATCGTCACGCGCGAGATCGCCGCGGCGCTGGCCGCGCGCGGCATCGAGGCGCTGGACTGCCCGGTATCGGGCGGCACCATGGGCGCCGAGGCCGGCACGCTGACCATCATGGTCGGCGGCAAGGCCGAGATGCTGCAGCGCGTGCGCCCGCTGCTCGAGCGGCTGGGCAAGACCATCACCCATATCGGCGACCACGGCGCCGGCCAGGTGGCCAAGCTGTGCAACCAGATCGCCCAGGTGGTCAATATCGAAGGCATTGCCGAGGCCATGCGCTTTGCCGCCGCGCAGAACGTCGACACCGGCCGCGTGTTCGAGGCCATGGCCACCGGCATGGCCGGCAGCCGCATGCTCGACCTGATGGGCCCCAAGATGGTGGCCCGCAACTTTGCCGCCGGCATCGAGGCCCGGCTGCACGACAAGGACTTCGGTCTGGCGCGCGACATCGCCGAGGAAATCGGCCTGGAACTGCCGGCAATGCAGGCCACCTCGGCGCAACTGCGCGCGCTGATGGCCAAAGGCTGGGGCAAGGACGATACCTCGTCGCTGCTGCGCGTGCTGGAGGACTGA
- a CDS encoding alpha/beta hydrolase: MTDPDLLARLASLPSQDPSFYDREYNNRANVQDNPAHLARWAQWSAQVRARGHFLADLSYAGAGSRHASGQTLDYFPARRANGALPPLLVFVHGGYYRALDKHDHSFVASALPALGVSVAVVNYTLVPAATVPEIVRQVLRSVAWLYRQSDRLGHDAQRLFVAGHSVGGHLVAMLMAARWPQLGADLPAGLIRGGLSVSGLYDLEPLRRAAFLQCDLQLSEADVARLSPAYMAPAGGAPLAIAVGELEAAEYHRQHALIRAAWPAKVAHPAASDLVLPGCHHFNVLDSLASADGALTRAVLRLMER, encoded by the coding sequence ATGACCGACCCAGACTTGCTTGCGCGCCTTGCCAGCCTGCCTTCGCAGGACCCCTCCTTCTATGACCGCGAGTACAACAACCGTGCCAATGTGCAGGACAACCCGGCGCATCTGGCGCGCTGGGCGCAGTGGTCGGCGCAGGTGCGCGCACGCGGCCACTTCCTCGCGGACCTGAGCTATGCCGGCGCGGGCTCGCGCCATGCGTCCGGCCAGACCCTGGACTACTTCCCCGCGCGGCGCGCCAACGGCGCCTTGCCGCCGCTGCTGGTGTTCGTGCACGGCGGCTATTACCGGGCGCTGGACAAGCACGACCACAGCTTCGTCGCCAGTGCGCTGCCGGCGCTGGGGGTGTCGGTGGCGGTGGTCAACTACACGCTGGTGCCGGCGGCGACGGTGCCGGAGATCGTGCGGCAGGTGCTGCGCAGCGTGGCCTGGCTGTATCGTCAGTCGGACCGCCTTGGCCATGACGCGCAGCGGCTGTTCGTGGCGGGGCATTCGGTGGGCGGCCACCTGGTGGCGATGCTGATGGCCGCGCGCTGGCCGCAGCTTGGCGCCGACCTGCCGGCAGGGCTGATCCGTGGCGGCCTCTCGGTGAGCGGGCTGTACGACCTGGAGCCGCTGCGGCGCGCGGCCTTCCTGCAGTGCGACCTGCAGCTGTCCGAAGCCGACGTCGCGCGGCTGTCGCCCGCGTACATGGCGCCGGCCGGCGGCGCGCCGCTGGCGATCGCGGTGGGAGAGCTGGAGGCGGCCGAGTACCACCGCCAGCATGCGCTGATCCGCGCGGCGTGGCCGGCCAAGGTGGCGCATCCGGCGGCGAGCGACCTGGTGCTGCCGGGCTGCCATCACTTCAACGTGCTGGACAGCCTGGCCAGCGCGGACGGCGCGCTGACGCGCGCGGTGCTGCGGCTGATGGAGCGCTGA